The following is a genomic window from Streptomyces sp. NBC_00654.
GCTTGCCGGCTTGGATCGGGGCGGGCACTCCCTTGCGGGCGATCTCGGCCGTGAAACCCAACTCGGCTATCAGTAAACGGGACTTGGCGCTGTCGTAGCCGCGGTCGAGGTTGACGTTGACGGTCTCCGGCATCGCGCCGACCTGCGCCTGCGCCGCGTCCAGGGTGGGGCCGAGCAAGGGTGAATCGTGCCGGTTGGCCCCGTCGGAGACGATCCCGAGCGGGACACCACAGGCATCGGAGGCGACGGAGCGTTTCAGCCCCTGCTTGCCCCGGTCCACCGGTGACCGCCCGGCCTTGTCACCGCCGGACGGGGCCTTGGTGATGCAGCCGTCCACCGAGATCTCGCTCAGCCCGAGGCCGATCATGCGGTCGTAGGCCTCGAGTGCGAGGGCATGGACCTTCTCGGATATCCCCAGTTCAGCCCACTGTTTGACGCGGCGTCGGATCGTTCGGTCGGAGCATCCGGCGCCAGCGATCCGCTCGTAGCCGGAGCCGTGGACCAGCGCGAGCACGATGTACTTGAAGACGGTCCGGTCTGGAACCCGTCGCCGGTGACAACCCAGCGGATGGCTCTCGGCGTATTCGTTCCGCACGGGCAGCAGAGCGGCGAATTGGTCCCACAGGGGTTCCAAAAGGCATGATGGGACCGCAGGCACGAGCCCTCCGGGTGATCACTGAGCGTCAAGAACTCCATGATCACTCAGGCTCGTGCCTGCCTTGCGTTCGGGCCCGGCTGGGCAGCCCCGCCCACCATTTGCCGGTCGCTCTTAAAGCAACTGAATTGGTCGGCGAAGGAACCTTGGAGGACCACCCGGCTCGCAGCCACCACGCATTCACTCATTCGAAGGGTTGGCACTGAGACACTGCCGAGCCCTCCACCACGTCGCCCGTTCCACACAGCTGATGGGATCATCGCTGGCCCCTGCCCGCTGAGACACCCCAACTGTTCCTAAAGTGCCGTTGTTGCTCTGTTCCCCGGCCCGACGCGTAGACACAGGGCCGCGCATGAAGCGGTATCAGCCCCAGGGTCCGGTGATGCGCTGCCGTGTGCAGCAGTTGGGGGGTGGGATACCGGCAGGGCGGTCGGTGCGCGCAGTCGGTGGTGGACCTCAGCCACCTCATACTGAGGAAAATTAAGAAACCGCAGGTCAGAGGC
Proteins encoded in this region:
- a CDS encoding IS5 family transposase produces the protein MPAVPSCLLEPLWDQFAALLPVRNEYAESHPLGCHRRRVPDRTVFKYIVLALVHGSGYERIAGAGCSDRTIRRRVKQWAELGISEKVHALALEAYDRMIGLGLSEISVDGCITKAPSGGDKAGRSPVDRGKQGLKRSVASDACGVPLGIVSDGANRHDSPLLGPTLDAAQAQVGAMPETVNVNLDRGYDSAKSRLLIAELGFTAEIARKGVPAPIQAGKRWVVERTHSWMNDYGKLRRCTERSGEVVDFYLYLAATLVTLRMLIRRSTSRYRWDGRPTTRRLK